Proteins from a genomic interval of Coregonus clupeaformis isolate EN_2021a unplaced genomic scaffold, ASM2061545v1 scaf0830, whole genome shotgun sequence:
- the LOC121559782 gene encoding E3 ubiquitin-protein ligase TRIM21-like, with protein sequence MASSSSLQSEEQFLCSICLDVFIEPVTTSCGHNFCMACITKYWNSKDLCQCPLCQQKFSRQPKLHVNTTFREVVENFKKMRDRGRDGSPPKPKIVPCDVCTGTKRKALKSCLVCQTSYCETHLEPHQIAPPLKRHKLIDPVVNLEDRMCKKHDRLLEMFCRTDQTCVCQFCIEADHKTHDTVPIEEECGERKAQLGKTEAEVQQIIQERLKKVKRTKLSVDLRKKEAEREKAECVQVFTALVRSIKKSQGELVKAIEEKQKAVERQAEGLIKELEQEITELKRRRTELKQLSNSEDHLQLLQSFLSLVCNPPPTKDWSEISVHSDLFVGTVRRAVSQLEETLNKEMEKLPDVKLKRIQQYAVDVTLDPDTAHRWLILSEDGKQVRYGDTPQNFPDNTKRFDCFGIVLGKNGFSSGRFYYEVTVKGKTRWTLGVARESIDRKGNITLSPEHGLWTLYLRDMNVYQASTSHAILLSLREKPQKVGVFVDYEEGQVSFYDVEARSHIYSFTGCTFTEKLFPLLAPSDNNDGQNSAPLIISPVNHTH encoded by the coding sequence ATGGCTTCCTCCAGCAGTCTCCAGTCTGAAGAGCAGTTCCTGTGCTCTATCTGTCTGGATGTGTTCATTGAGCCAGTCACCACTTCATGTGGACACAACTTCTGCATGGCCTGTATCACAAAGTACTGGAATAGCAAGGACCTGTGTCAATGTCCACTGTGTCAGCAGAAATTCTCCAGACAACCTAAGCTTCATGTCAATACAACGTTCAGAGAGGTTGTAGAGaattttaaaaagatgagagacagaggtagagatggGTCCCCTCCTAAACCTAAAATAGTGCCCTGTGATGTCTGTACTGGGACGAAGCGCAAGGCCCTAAAGTCCTGCCTGGTGTGTCagacctcttactgtgagactcacctggagCCTCATCAGATAGCCCCACCCTTAAAGAGACACAAACTGATCGACCCTGTGGTGAACCTAGAAGACAGGATGTGTAAGAAGCATGACAGACTCCTGGAGATGTTCTGTAGGACTGACcagacgtgtgtgtgtcagttctgCATTGAGGCAGACCACAAGACTCATGACACTGTCCCTATAGAGGAAGAGTGTGGAGAGAGGAAGGCTCAACTGGGGAAAACTGAGGCAGAAGTGCAGCAGATTATCCAGGAGCGACTGAAGAAGGTTAAAAGGACCAAACTCTCAGTAGATCTTAGAaagaaagaagcagagagagagaaagcagagtgtGTGCAGGTCTTCACTGCTCTGGTGCGCTCCATTAAGAAAAGCCAGGGTGAGCTTGTTAAGGCAATTGAGGAGAAGCAGAAAGCAGTAGAGAGGCAGGCTGAAGGGCTCATTAAAGAGCTGGAGCAGGAAATCACTGAGCTAAAGAGGAGAAGGACTGAGCTGAAGCAGCTCTCAAACAGTGAGGACCATCTCCAACTTCTCCAGAGCTTCCTATCCCTAGTGTGCAACCCTCCACCCACCAAGGACTGGTCTGAGATCAGTGTTCACAGTGATCTGTTTGTGGGGACTGTGAGGAGAGCTGTGTCTCAGCTGGAGGAGACACTgaataaagagatggagaagctGCCTGATGTCAAACTGAAGAGGATTCAGCAGTATGCAGTGGATGTGACTCTGGATCCTGATACAGCACATCGCTGGCTCATCCTGTCTGAAGATGGGAAACAAGTAAGATATGGAGACACACCACAGAATTTTCCTGACAATACAAAAAGGTTTGACTGTTTTGGCATTGTCCTAGGAAAGAATGGCTTCTCCTCAGGGAGATTTTACTATGAAGTGACGGTTAAGGGGAAGACTAGGTGGACTTTAGGAGTGGCCAGAGAGTCCATAGACAGGAAGGGTAATATCACATTGAGCCCTGAGCATGGACTCTGGACTTTGTACCTAAGGGACATGAATGTGTACCAAGCCTCTACCTCCCACGCTATCCTCCTCTCCCTGAGAGAGAAGCCCcagaaggtgggggtgtttgtggactatgaggagggtcaggtctccttttatgatgtggaggccaggtctcatATCTACTCTTTCACTGGATGCACCTTTACAGAGAAGCTCTTTCCATTATTAGCCCCCTCTGATAATAATGATGGTCAAAACTCAGCCCCTCTCATCATCTCtcctgtcaatcacacacactga